Proteins from a genomic interval of Micromonospora sp. NBC_00389:
- a CDS encoding trans-sulfuration enzyme family protein produces MNNSDLAPAVRPDKHEYATLDNDSWAVHGGNRPDPTTGAIRTPIVMANSYQLPHDPTDLDDTDPDTLVYTRESGANQLGLQAKLAAIEHGEAAAVFATGMAALHAAFFTLLNPGDHAIVSDVVYGRVFGLFGTLLPAKLGIDVDFVDITDLDAARAAVRDNTRLIHTEAIANPDLRVADIAALAHIAHTSGARLTVDSTFTPPPMLRPLDHGADLVIHSLTKYINGHGDAMGGAVIGNRDLIDEIKTGAMHHIGGAITPFNAWLIMRGSVTLPLRLQRHCDNALAIATFLAQDPRIAYVAYPGLPGDPQHARAAAQLNGGYGGVVSFAIAGNHEDRVRFVNDLRLITSAVSLGHDETLIAYEQYPEARAAAFAAQFREHGLIRLAVGLESAHDLIADLDAALTTVYGPPATSR; encoded by the coding sequence ATGAACAACTCGGACCTCGCACCGGCCGTGCGCCCGGACAAGCATGAGTACGCGACGCTGGACAACGATTCGTGGGCCGTGCACGGCGGCAACCGCCCCGACCCGACGACCGGCGCGATCCGCACCCCGATCGTGATGGCGAACTCCTACCAGCTCCCACACGACCCGACCGACCTCGACGACACCGACCCCGACACCCTGGTCTACACCCGAGAGTCGGGCGCCAACCAGCTCGGCCTGCAAGCGAAGCTGGCCGCGATCGAACACGGTGAGGCAGCCGCGGTCTTCGCTACCGGCATGGCCGCCCTGCACGCCGCGTTCTTCACCCTGCTCAACCCCGGCGATCACGCGATCGTCTCCGACGTCGTCTACGGGCGCGTCTTCGGCCTGTTCGGTACCCTGCTGCCCGCCAAGCTCGGTATCGACGTCGACTTCGTCGACATCACCGACCTCGACGCCGCACGCGCGGCCGTACGCGACAACACCCGGCTCATCCACACCGAGGCCATCGCCAACCCGGACCTGCGCGTCGCCGACATCGCCGCACTGGCACACATCGCCCACACCAGCGGAGCACGGCTGACCGTCGACTCGACCTTCACACCACCGCCGATGCTGCGGCCCCTCGACCACGGCGCGGACCTCGTCATCCACTCCCTGACGAAATACATCAACGGTCACGGCGACGCGATGGGCGGCGCGGTCATCGGCAACCGCGACCTCATCGACGAGATCAAGACCGGGGCGATGCACCACATCGGCGGCGCCATCACCCCGTTCAACGCCTGGCTCATCATGCGAGGCTCGGTCACCCTCCCCCTGCGCCTGCAACGGCACTGCGACAACGCCCTGGCCATCGCCACCTTCCTCGCCCAAGATCCCCGGATTGCGTACGTCGCCTACCCCGGGCTGCCCGGCGACCCGCAGCACGCCCGCGCAGCCGCCCAGCTCAACGGCGGCTACGGCGGAGTCGTCTCCTTCGCCATCGCCGGCAACCACGAAGACCGAGTGCGATTCGTCAACGACCTGCGACTCATCACCTCCGCGGTGTCGCTCGGTCACGACGAAACACTCATCGCCTACGAGCAATACCCCGAGGCCAGAGCAGCTGCCTTCGCAGCACAATTCCGCGAGCACGGCCTCATCCGCCTCGCCGTCGGCCTCGAATCAGCCCACGACCTCATCGCCGACCTCGACGCCGCACTCACCACCGTCTACGGCCCACCAGCGACCAGCCGCTGA
- a CDS encoding pilin produces MHTTLSVLSDLAAAAPQPLAAPKSINDVISSITAWIMGIIALVATMFLVIGGLRYMAAGGDPAQVEQAKGNLKSALIGYALAVLSPVILQVLQGIIGG; encoded by the coding sequence ATGCACACAACTCTGTCGGTTCTGTCCGACCTCGCTGCCGCCGCGCCGCAGCCACTGGCGGCTCCAAAATCCATCAACGACGTCATCTCCTCCATCACCGCCTGGATCATGGGCATCATCGCGCTGGTCGCGACAATGTTCCTGGTCATCGGCGGCCTGCGCTACATGGCCGCCGGCGGCGACCCGGCCCAGGTCGAGCAGGCGAAGGGCAACCTCAAGTCCGCGTTGATCGGCTACGCGTTGGCGGTCCTCTCCCCCGTGATCCTGCAGGTGCTGCAGGGCATCATCGGCGGCTGA
- the tnpA gene encoding IS200/IS605 family transposase, protein MSPRWTPDPDVRRGRSVVYNLHAHLVFTTKYRRGALTDPILTRCQQVMAQVCEDFGAQLREFNGEDDHVHLLVHYPPTVALSKLVNSLKGVSARYLRQEFSSHLSRYLWGGHLWSPSYFAGSCGGAPLSVVEEYVENQKRPGP, encoded by the coding sequence ATGTCACCTCGATGGACTCCCGACCCAGACGTGCGCAGGGGTCGCAGCGTCGTCTACAATCTTCACGCGCACTTGGTCTTCACCACCAAGTACCGACGCGGCGCCCTCACCGATCCGATCCTCACCCGCTGCCAGCAGGTCATGGCCCAGGTGTGCGAAGACTTCGGCGCGCAGCTGCGCGAGTTCAACGGCGAAGACGACCACGTCCACCTGCTCGTGCACTACCCGCCAACCGTGGCTCTGTCGAAGTTGGTCAACTCGCTCAAGGGTGTCTCGGCCCGGTATCTCCGGCAGGAGTTCTCGTCTCACCTCAGTCGGTATCTGTGGGGCGGTCACCTATGGTCGCCGTCGTACTTCGCCGGCTCGTGCGGCGGTGCCCCACTAAGTGTGGTCGAGGAGTACGTCGAGAACCAGAAGCGTCCAGGTCCGTGA
- a CDS encoding RNA-guided endonuclease InsQ/TnpB family protein has protein sequence MKLIVQVKLLPTSEQASALTATLRACNEAASDVARMARDIDCYRNYDLRRHAYHGIRTDYRLGAQAAQHVIKKVADAYTTLHANITAGNYGKPGSQRRRRVEATPVRFRWDAAQPYDARMLSWQSDSRTVSIWTIDGRCKGVAYTGSPEQLKAVAELSVGESDLVRRDGTWFLCATVEVAEADPVDPQGFLGVDLGVVNIATDSDGRVYAGEKLNRYRRRQLRLRARLQAKGTKSARRLLARRKRKEARHATDTNHVISKSIVAEAARTSRGVAVEQLTGIRQRVRLRKPQRAAVHSWAFAQLGSFLTYKARRAGVALVQVDPAYTSQTCAQCGHWDKRNRPDQATFICRSCGVVAHADRNAAVNIAQRGVDGWGAVNRPHAAPRCTQQRG, from the coding sequence GTGAAGCTGATCGTGCAGGTGAAGCTGCTGCCGACGTCGGAGCAGGCGTCCGCGCTGACGGCGACTCTGCGCGCCTGCAACGAGGCGGCGTCCGATGTGGCGCGGATGGCCCGCGACATCGACTGCTACCGCAACTACGACCTGCGCCGGCACGCATACCACGGCATCAGGACCGACTACCGGCTCGGGGCGCAGGCCGCGCAGCACGTCATCAAGAAGGTCGCCGACGCCTACACCACGCTGCACGCCAACATCACGGCCGGTAACTACGGCAAGCCAGGGTCGCAGCGCCGGCGGCGGGTCGAGGCGACGCCGGTCCGATTCCGGTGGGACGCCGCGCAGCCGTACGACGCCAGGATGCTGTCGTGGCAGTCCGACTCGCGCACCGTGTCGATCTGGACGATCGACGGACGGTGCAAGGGTGTCGCCTACACCGGTTCACCCGAGCAGCTCAAGGCCGTGGCCGAGTTGTCGGTCGGGGAATCCGACCTCGTGCGCCGCGACGGCACGTGGTTTCTGTGCGCCACTGTCGAGGTTGCCGAGGCTGATCCGGTCGACCCGCAGGGGTTCCTTGGCGTGGATCTCGGCGTGGTGAACATCGCCACCGACTCCGACGGGCGGGTATACGCCGGGGAGAAGCTGAACCGCTACCGGCGGCGGCAGTTGCGACTGCGCGCCCGTCTGCAAGCCAAGGGCACCAAGTCCGCGCGGCGGCTGCTGGCCCGGCGCAAGCGCAAGGAAGCGCGGCATGCCACCGACACCAACCATGTGATCTCGAAAAGCATCGTGGCCGAGGCCGCACGCACCTCGCGCGGGGTCGCCGTCGAGCAGTTGACGGGGATCCGGCAGAGGGTACGGTTGCGCAAGCCCCAACGGGCCGCGGTGCATTCGTGGGCGTTCGCCCAGCTCGGCTCTTTCCTGACCTACAAGGCTCGCCGGGCCGGTGTCGCTCTTGTCCAGGTCGACCCGGCGTATACCTCGCAGACGTGTGCGCAGTGTGGTCACTGGGACAAGCGGAACCGGCCCGACCAGGCCACCTTCATCTGCCGGTCGTGCGGGGTCGTTGCCCACGCCGATCGGAATGCGGCCGTCAACATCGCCCAGCGCGGTGTGGACGGCTGGGGAGCAGTCAATCGCCCACACGCGGCACCTCGTTGCACCCAGCAGCGGGGTTGA
- a CDS encoding threonine aldolase family protein produces MSHNTRQRRLAALRACDRILSGDPPTTMRERLADMDAGGDLDNWPDYYGDGPVTTLEERVADLLGTEAAVFFPTGTMAQQVALRHGADRTGNPTVAVHPLGHLEVHQRHAYAHLSGLSSTWPTTAPRNPTADEITALGEPVSTVVIELPLRDAGFVLPSWDELAAVSAAARAIGARVHFDGARIWESTTHLAHTLSEIANLADSTYVSFYKTIGGISGAALAGTTELASYARVWRHRYGGEVFQQWPAALSALAGLNRELPRIPEYVRHARTVAAALAALPGARVYPEPPHTHRFRLWLPHPAQALNDAALALAEEEKLWFVAGWQATAVPGIAMAEVTVAAPALEWTTEDIAEVGERFLCRAVDD; encoded by the coding sequence ATGTCGCACAACACGAGGCAACGTCGGCTTGCCGCGCTACGAGCCTGCGACCGGATTCTTTCCGGCGACCCGCCCACCACCATGAGGGAGCGGCTCGCAGACATGGACGCGGGCGGTGATCTCGATAATTGGCCCGACTACTACGGCGACGGTCCGGTGACCACGCTAGAAGAACGCGTGGCAGACCTACTGGGAACCGAAGCGGCCGTATTCTTCCCCACCGGCACGATGGCCCAGCAGGTCGCGCTGCGCCATGGCGCTGACCGCACAGGGAACCCGACGGTCGCTGTCCACCCGCTCGGGCACCTGGAAGTACACCAACGCCATGCCTATGCCCACCTCAGTGGCCTGAGCAGTACCTGGCCGACAACCGCGCCCCGCAACCCGACCGCCGACGAGATCACCGCGCTCGGCGAGCCCGTGAGCACCGTCGTCATCGAACTCCCACTGCGCGACGCCGGCTTCGTCCTTCCCTCCTGGGACGAACTCGCCGCCGTATCCGCCGCAGCTCGCGCCATCGGTGCACGCGTCCATTTCGACGGCGCTCGGATTTGGGAATCCACCACACACCTGGCGCATACCCTCAGCGAGATCGCGAACCTCGCCGACAGCACCTACGTGTCGTTCTACAAGACGATCGGCGGCATCAGCGGTGCGGCGCTCGCGGGCACCACGGAGCTCGCCTCCTACGCCCGCGTCTGGCGGCACCGCTATGGCGGCGAGGTGTTCCAGCAGTGGCCAGCCGCCCTGAGCGCACTCGCCGGTCTGAACAGGGAGTTGCCCCGCATCCCCGAATACGTACGGCACGCGCGGACAGTCGCTGCGGCACTCGCGGCGCTTCCCGGCGCGCGGGTGTATCCAGAACCTCCGCATACCCATCGATTCCGTCTCTGGCTGCCCCACCCGGCGCAGGCACTGAACGACGCTGCGCTGGCGCTCGCCGAGGAGGAGAAGCTGTGGTTCGTCGCCGGCTGGCAGGCAACGGCCGTACCGGGTATCGCGATGGCCGAGGTCACCGTCGCCGCGCCCGCGCTCGAGTGGACCACCGAGGACATCGCCGAGGTGGGTGAGCGCTTCCTCTGCCGCGCCGTCGACGATTGA
- a CDS encoding VOC family protein yields the protein MTDIPPGAPAWVNLVTTDLAGAARFYAPLFGWAVAEADRQPPADGHLVFHQQGRPVAGAGLGTGPQRPPAWMPYLATDDAGGAGRRVTAAGGRILTEPFDVPGSRRTALFADPAGAPFGVWQSLGMPGAEVFDVPGSLTWAELTTRESDRAKEFYGSVFGWTADDQPMGPITYTTWQLDGSPVAGMMPMIGEDWGDLPSHWMVYFAVTDTDRVVAESLGMGATLAVQPTDLTRGRFAVLTDPQGAFFSILGTTPP from the coding sequence ATGACGGACATTCCACCGGGGGCACCCGCCTGGGTCAACCTGGTCACCACCGACCTCGCCGGCGCGGCGCGCTTCTACGCGCCCCTGTTCGGCTGGGCCGTTGCCGAGGCAGACCGGCAACCCCCGGCTGACGGTCACCTCGTCTTCCATCAGCAGGGCAGACCGGTCGCCGGCGCCGGGCTGGGGACGGGCCCGCAACGGCCGCCCGCCTGGATGCCCTACCTGGCGACCGACGACGCCGGCGGGGCCGGCCGGCGGGTGACCGCCGCCGGCGGCCGGATCCTGACCGAGCCCTTCGACGTCCCCGGCTCCCGGCGGACGGCGCTCTTCGCCGACCCGGCCGGGGCACCGTTCGGGGTGTGGCAGTCGCTCGGCATGCCGGGGGCCGAGGTGTTCGACGTACCCGGCTCGCTGACCTGGGCCGAGCTGACCACGCGGGAGTCGGACCGGGCTAAGGAGTTCTACGGGTCGGTGTTCGGCTGGACGGCGGACGACCAACCGATGGGCCCGATCACCTACACCACCTGGCAGCTGGATGGCAGCCCCGTCGCCGGGATGATGCCCATGATCGGCGAAGACTGGGGTGACCTCCCGTCCCACTGGATGGTCTACTTCGCGGTCACCGACACCGACAGGGTCGTCGCCGAGTCGCTAGGGATGGGCGCGACCCTCGCCGTCCAGCCGACCGACCTCACGCGGGGCCGGTTCGCCGTGCTCACCGATCCACAGGGGGCGTTCTTCTCGATCCTCGGGACCACTCCGCCCTGA
- a CDS encoding PadR family transcriptional regulator, giving the protein MTMARSSQTDMAVLGALSTEPMTGYALREAIRDVLGHFWSESFGQIYPALAELERHGLVRRSGSAKAGSSTFAITPSGTRRLRELLAQPVQAVPARNGLLLRLFFGRTLGVAACRALITAAEAEAQQRLLQFDELAVQIAGEPQYADDAPFWQLTISAGRHSAHAAIAWAQECLAALDDIDPSRQENTG; this is encoded by the coding sequence ATGACGATGGCGCGTTCGAGTCAGACCGACATGGCCGTCCTCGGGGCGCTGAGCACCGAGCCGATGACTGGTTACGCGCTGCGCGAAGCGATCCGCGATGTTCTCGGGCACTTCTGGAGCGAGAGCTTCGGGCAGATCTACCCGGCGCTCGCCGAGCTGGAGCGCCACGGGCTTGTGAGGCGGAGCGGGTCGGCCAAGGCAGGCTCGTCAACATTCGCCATCACCCCGTCGGGGACCCGCCGCCTGCGCGAGCTGCTTGCCCAGCCGGTCCAAGCAGTGCCGGCCCGCAACGGCCTGCTCCTGCGTTTGTTCTTCGGCCGCACCCTGGGTGTTGCGGCGTGCCGTGCCCTCATCACCGCGGCCGAGGCCGAGGCACAACAGCGGCTGCTCCAGTTCGACGAGCTGGCCGTCCAAATTGCCGGAGAGCCGCAGTACGCCGACGACGCACCCTTCTGGCAACTCACGATCTCAGCGGGCCGCCACAGTGCCCACGCGGCGATCGCCTGGGCGCAGGAATGCCTCGCGGCGCTCGATGACATCGATCCCTCGCGACAGGAGAACACCGGATGA
- a CDS encoding VOC family protein yields the protein MPVGRLHHLVVDCPDPMAEARFWSAVLGDPITYADEDFVVVSASTAASGLAFQRAADLTPPTWPEPAVPQQMHLDVMVDDQDAAGEAVLALGARRLPGDHVYADPAGHPFCLIRRPTWAPPVN from the coding sequence TTGCCTGTCGGCCGGCTCCACCATCTGGTCGTCGACTGCCCGGATCCGATGGCCGAGGCGCGGTTCTGGAGCGCGGTCCTCGGCGACCCGATCACCTACGCGGACGAGGACTTCGTCGTCGTGTCGGCCAGCACGGCGGCGTCCGGGCTGGCGTTTCAGCGCGCCGCCGACCTGACGCCGCCGACGTGGCCGGAGCCGGCAGTGCCGCAGCAGATGCACCTTGACGTAATGGTCGACGACCAGGATGCCGCGGGTGAGGCAGTGCTCGCGCTGGGCGCGCGGCGGTTGCCCGGCGATCACGTGTACGCCGATCCCGCTGGCCACCCCTTCTGCCTGATCAGGCGCCCCACCTGGGCGCCGCCGGTGAACTGA
- a CDS encoding SigE family RNA polymerase sigma factor, producing the protein MSVSMYSEPSAAGSVPVAPTVVDELGGAPVRVRPGGTRDQEFVSFVVASGRYLLRTAVLLCGDPVRAEELVQATYERMYRSWRRVARDGDPQAYARRVLVNLRVDGWRRTRREVVVDPGALPEQAGPDNTGAVVARNAVVQALARLPLAQRRVVVLRHLLDLTETEVAHELGISVGTVKSHHARGIARLREIFAEGDLR; encoded by the coding sequence ATGAGTGTGAGCATGTATAGCGAGCCGTCTGCCGCTGGCTCCGTACCCGTGGCGCCCACGGTGGTTGATGAGCTTGGGGGTGCCCCCGTCCGCGTCAGGCCAGGGGGCACGCGTGATCAGGAGTTCGTCTCGTTCGTGGTCGCGTCCGGTCGATATTTGTTACGCACTGCTGTGCTGCTGTGTGGTGACCCGGTCCGTGCGGAGGAGTTGGTCCAGGCCACCTACGAGCGCATGTATCGATCCTGGCGACGCGTGGCGCGCGACGGCGACCCGCAGGCGTACGCGCGTCGGGTGCTGGTCAACCTGCGGGTGGATGGGTGGCGGCGCACGCGTCGCGAGGTCGTCGTCGACCCGGGCGCGCTGCCCGAACAGGCCGGGCCTGACAACACGGGTGCCGTCGTCGCCCGCAACGCCGTGGTCCAGGCTCTGGCCCGGCTGCCGCTGGCGCAGCGGCGGGTCGTGGTGCTGCGACACCTGCTCGACCTCACCGAGACCGAGGTTGCCCACGAGCTGGGGATCTCGGTCGGCACGGTTAAGTCCCACCACGCGCGCGGGATCGCCCGGCTGCGCGAGATCTTCGCGGAAGGGGATCTGCGATGA
- a CDS encoding VOC family protein: MATFWTLGCDADDPQRIAAFWALALGYVKESGFDEPDNASIVDLDGRGPAIGFLKVPEGKSAKNRMHIDIRVAGPGPWDMAERARLIRQKVPELVAAGATVVREEWYGDVLGHVVMHDPEGNEFCVA, encoded by the coding sequence GTGGCGACTTTTTGGACCTTGGGATGCGATGCCGACGATCCCCAGCGGATCGCTGCTTTCTGGGCGCTGGCCCTCGGCTATGTCAAGGAATCCGGTTTCGACGAGCCCGACAACGCGTCCATCGTCGACCTGGATGGCCGGGGCCCTGCCATTGGTTTCCTCAAGGTGCCCGAGGGCAAGTCCGCCAAGAACCGTATGCATATCGATATCCGGGTGGCCGGTCCAGGCCCCTGGGACATGGCCGAGCGCGCCCGACTGATCCGGCAGAAAGTGCCCGAGCTGGTTGCCGCCGGCGCGACGGTGGTCCGCGAGGAGTGGTACGGCGACGTCCTCGGGCACGTCGTCATGCATGACCCCGAGGGCAACGAGTTCTGCGTCGCTTGA
- a CDS encoding NADPH-dependent FMN reductase, whose translation MTRIGIIIGSTRPGRNGEAVARWVHDIATKRGDAEYELVDLKDFNLPHLDEMTPPSMGQYTQPHTLRWAEKVASFDGYVFVTPEYNHSTSGALKNAIDFIYAEWNNKAAGFVSYGSVGGTRAVEHLRLVVAELQMADVRAQVALSLFTDFENFSVFKPGPHQVDAVNTMLDQLAAWSGVLATLRAGTTMATAQSGT comes from the coding sequence ATGACCAGAATCGGCATCATCATCGGCAGCACCCGTCCCGGTCGTAACGGGGAGGCGGTGGCCCGCTGGGTGCACGACATCGCCACCAAGCGTGGCGACGCCGAGTACGAACTCGTCGACCTCAAGGACTTCAACCTGCCACACCTCGACGAGATGACACCCCCGTCAATGGGCCAGTACACCCAGCCACACACCCTGCGATGGGCCGAAAAGGTCGCCTCCTTCGACGGGTACGTCTTCGTGACACCGGAGTACAACCACTCCACATCCGGGGCGCTGAAGAACGCGATCGACTTCATCTACGCCGAGTGGAACAACAAGGCCGCCGGGTTCGTCAGCTACGGCAGCGTCGGCGGCACCCGTGCAGTGGAGCACCTGCGCCTGGTGGTGGCCGAGTTGCAGATGGCGGACGTACGGGCACAGGTGGCACTCTCGCTCTTCACCGACTTCGAGAACTTCAGCGTCTTCAAGCCCGGCCCTCATCAGGTGGATGCGGTGAACACGATGCTCGACCAGTTGGCGGCCTGGAGCGGTGTGTTGGCAACCCTGCGGGCTGGCACGACGATGGCGACGGCCCAGTCCGGTACGTAG
- a CDS encoding AraC family transcriptional regulator: protein MDAVAGLLDGPRAQGAFLLRSVLTPPWSMRIEDQAPLTLVAMVRGDACVVPEESSAVRLSPGDVAIIRGPGPYTVADEPATPPQVVIHPGQLCTTPDGQEVPEMMELGVRTWGNSPDGPTMLLTGTYTMQGEVSQRLLSALPPLLLVPGDSWDSPLVPLLATEIVKDDPGQEAVLDRLLDLLLIAALREWFARPSAKAPAWYRAHSDPVVGRALQMLHNNPAEPWTVASLAAKTGVSRAALARRFTALVGEPPMSYLTEWRLALAADLLREPDATVGAVARQVGYGSSFALSTAFKRIRGVSPREHRLAART from the coding sequence GTGGACGCAGTTGCCGGTCTTCTCGACGGACCCCGAGCCCAAGGAGCTTTCCTGCTTCGCTCGGTCCTGACCCCGCCCTGGTCGATGCGGATCGAGGACCAGGCGCCGCTCACCCTGGTGGCCATGGTCCGGGGCGATGCCTGCGTCGTTCCCGAGGAGAGTTCGGCTGTCCGGCTCAGTCCTGGCGATGTGGCGATCATTCGCGGCCCCGGCCCGTACACCGTCGCCGACGAGCCGGCCACGCCGCCGCAGGTCGTCATTCATCCGGGACAGCTCTGCACCACCCCAGACGGGCAGGAGGTGCCCGAGATGATGGAGCTGGGCGTACGCACCTGGGGCAACAGCCCGGACGGCCCAACAATGCTGCTCACCGGCACCTACACCATGCAGGGCGAGGTCAGCCAGCGGCTCCTGAGCGCACTGCCGCCACTGCTGCTCGTCCCGGGCGACTCCTGGGACTCCCCACTGGTCCCGCTGCTGGCCACCGAGATCGTTAAGGACGACCCCGGTCAGGAAGCGGTCCTCGACCGGCTGCTCGACCTGCTGCTCATCGCCGCGCTACGCGAGTGGTTCGCCCGACCCTCGGCCAAAGCCCCCGCCTGGTACAGGGCGCACAGCGATCCCGTCGTCGGCCGGGCCCTGCAGATGCTCCACAACAACCCGGCCGAGCCCTGGACCGTGGCGTCACTGGCCGCCAAGACCGGGGTCTCCCGGGCGGCGCTGGCCCGCCGGTTCACCGCGCTAGTCGGCGAACCGCCCATGTCATACCTCACCGAGTGGCGGCTGGCCCTGGCCGCCGACCTGCTCCGCGAGCCGGACGCCACCGTCGGCGCGGTCGCCCGGCAGGTCGGCTACGGCAGCTCCTTCGCCCTGAGCACCGCCTTCAAACGCATCCGCGGCGTCAGCCCCCGGGAACACCGCCTGGCCGCCCGAACGTAG
- a CDS encoding NAD(P)H-binding protein, which translates to MTNEREQQTILVLGGTGKTGRRIVERLQESGVPVRVGSRSAGQPFDWADRATWAPVLQGVGTVYVSYYPDLAVPGAPETVGAFTELAVASGVSRLVLLSGRGEDEAQASEKLIQSAGVEWTILRSSWFSQNFSEDYLLEPVLGGEVVLPVGNVPEPFVDADDIAEVAVAALTEDGHAGQVYELTGPRLLTFAQAIAEISTATGQRIEFVQVSSADYADALTADGVPQGVVELLMYLFTTVLDGRNAHLGDGVQRALGRQPRDFADYATDTAATGIWDKE; encoded by the coding sequence ATGACGAACGAACGAGAGCAGCAGACGATCCTGGTCCTCGGCGGAACCGGCAAGACCGGCCGCCGCATCGTGGAGCGGTTGCAGGAGAGCGGAGTGCCCGTTCGGGTCGGTTCCCGCTCCGCAGGGCAGCCGTTCGACTGGGCGGACCGGGCGACCTGGGCGCCGGTGCTGCAGGGCGTCGGCACGGTGTACGTGTCCTACTACCCGGACCTGGCCGTGCCGGGCGCACCCGAGACGGTCGGCGCGTTCACCGAGCTAGCGGTGGCGTCGGGCGTCTCCCGGCTGGTACTGCTGTCCGGTCGCGGTGAGGACGAGGCCCAGGCGAGCGAGAAGCTCATCCAGTCGGCCGGGGTCGAGTGGACGATCCTGCGGTCCAGTTGGTTCAGCCAGAACTTCAGCGAGGACTATCTGCTGGAGCCGGTGCTGGGCGGCGAGGTCGTCCTCCCGGTCGGGAACGTGCCCGAGCCATTTGTGGACGCCGACGACATCGCCGAGGTGGCCGTGGCGGCGCTGACGGAGGACGGGCACGCGGGGCAGGTCTACGAGCTGACCGGACCCCGGCTGCTCACCTTCGCCCAGGCGATCGCCGAGATCTCCACAGCGACGGGCCAGCGGATCGAATTCGTCCAGGTATCCTCTGCGGACTACGCGGACGCGCTCACCGCCGACGGGGTTCCGCAGGGGGTCGTCGAGCTGCTGATGTACCTGTTCACGACCGTGCTGGACGGGCGCAACGCCCATCTGGGCGACGGGGTTCAGCGCGCCCTGGGCCGGCAGCCCCGGGACTTCGCCGACTACGCCACCGACACCGCCGCCACCGGCATCTGGGACAAGGAATAG
- a CDS encoding anthrone oxygenase family protein: MSLVAAIITTGLMAGLFAAFAYAVMPALKGADDRTFVDTMQRINVTIVNGWFMLSFLGALVFAALSALLAWRGEGRPALPWIIGGFALYLTMFIITTAVNVPLNDKLAAAGNPGHIADLAAVREQFESSWVTWNIVRALASTAAFGCLTWALIVYGRTTD; this comes from the coding sequence GTGTCGCTGGTCGCCGCCATCATCACCACCGGGCTCATGGCAGGGCTGTTCGCCGCCTTCGCCTACGCAGTCATGCCCGCACTCAAAGGGGCCGACGACCGGACGTTCGTGGACACGATGCAGCGGATCAACGTGACCATCGTCAACGGCTGGTTCATGCTGAGCTTCCTGGGCGCACTGGTGTTCGCCGCACTGTCGGCTCTCCTGGCCTGGCGCGGAGAAGGCCGCCCGGCACTGCCGTGGATCATCGGCGGGTTCGCCCTGTACCTGACGATGTTCATCATCACCACCGCCGTCAACGTCCCGCTCAACGACAAGCTCGCGGCGGCCGGCAATCCCGGCCACATCGCCGATCTCGCAGCCGTACGCGAGCAATTCGAATCCAGCTGGGTCACCTGGAACATCGTCCGCGCGCTGGCCAGCACGGCCGCGTTCGGCTGCCTCACCTGGGCTCTGATTGTCTATGGCCGTACCACCGACTGA